Proteins from one Sphaeramia orbicularis chromosome 17, fSphaOr1.1, whole genome shotgun sequence genomic window:
- the LOC115437626 gene encoding tripartite motif-containing protein 16-like — MAQKGVQLDQETLSCSICLDLLKDPVTIPCGHSNCMSCIKKHWDGEDMKNIHSCPQCGQTFTPRPVLVKTTMLSVLVEQLKKTGLEPAAADHCCAGAEDVVCDVCTGRKLKAVKSCLVCLVSYCHKHLQPHHDVPQLKKHKLADPSERLQENVCSHHDEVMKMFCRTDHQCICYLCSVDEHRGHDTVSAAAERTERQTELEVSRQKIQQRIKDKQKDVKVCQQEVEAIRRSADEAVEKNGKILTELTQLMEERRRDVEQQIRSKEETEVIRVKELESKLEQEITELRRKDAEMDKLSRTDDHIQFLLQYPSVSELSEDPDSSSIDIRPRSYFEDVTTAVSELRDKLQHSLTEEWNPQPGIGLWLWLWIVLTLTLTLTITLTCVSPSNQHPEPQTRADFLQYSCKITLDPNTVNEHLSLSEENKRVTRTGQKQDYPHHPDRFSDFHQVLSSESLTGRCYWEVEWSGEFVEVAVAYKDIKREGNSDECKFGHNDKSWALCCNKNPPVFRYNSVQVRVSGPVSSRIGVYLDHTAGILSFYSVSETMTLIHRVQTTFTEPLYAGVWLRHWKVGVTAHFPKLQ, encoded by the coding sequence ATGGCGCAGAAAGGAGTTCAGCTGGATCAGGAAACACTTTCCTGTTCAATATGCTTGGATCTACTGAAGGATCCGGTGACTATTCCCTGTGGACACAGCAACTGTATGAGCTGTATTAAAAAACACTGGGATGGAGAAGATATGAAGAAcatccacagctgccctcagtgtggacagaccttcACACCCAGGCCTGTCCTGGTGAAAACCACCATGTTGTCAGTTTTAgtggaacagctgaagaagactggACTTGAACCTGCTGCTGCTGACCACTGCTGCGCTGGAGCTGAAGATGTGGTCTGTGATGTGTGCACTGGGAGGAAACTGAAAGCTGTCAAGTCCTGTCTGGTGTGTTTGGTCTCCTACTGCCACAAACACCTTCAGCCTCATCACGATGTACCTCAGTTAAAGAAACACAAGCTGGCGGATCCGTCGGAGAGGCTCCAGGAGAACGTCTGCTCTCATCATGATGaggtgatgaagatgttctgccGCACTGATCATCAGTGTATCTGTTATCTGTGCTCTGTGGATGAACATAGAGGCCACGACACAGTTTCAGCTGCAGCAGAAAGGACTGAGAGGCAGACAGAGCTGGAGGTGAGTCGACAGAAAATCCAGCAGAGaatcaaagacaaacagaaagatgtGAAGGTGTGTCAACAGGAGGTGGAGGCCATCAGACGCTCTGCTGATGAAGCAGTGGAGAAGAATGGCAAGATCCTGACTGAGCTGACccaactgatggaagaaagacGGCGTGATGTGGAGCAGCAGATCAGATCTAAGGAGGAAACTGAAGTGATTCGAGTTAAAGAGCTGGAGTCGAAGCTGGAGCAGGAGATCactgagctgaggaggaaagaCGCTGAGATGGACAAACTGTCACGCACAGACGACCACATCCAGTTTTTACTCCAGTATCCATCAGTGTCCGAACTCAGTGAAGACCCAGACTCATCCAGCATCGACATCCGTCCTCGGAGTTACTTTGAGGATGTGACGACAGCTGTGTCAGAGCTCAGAGATAAACTACAGCACAGTCTGACAGAGGAATGGAACCCTCAACCAGGGatagggttatggttatggttatggatagtgttaaccctaaccctaaccctaaccataaccttaACCTGTGTTTCACCGTCAAATCAACATCCTGAACCACAGACCAGAGCAGATTTCTTACAATATTCATGTAAAATcacactggatccaaacacagtgaaTGAACATCTGTCACTGTCTGAGGAGAATAAAAGAGTAACACGTACTGGTCAAAAACAGGACTATCCTCATCATCCAGACAGATTCAGTGACTTTCATCAAGTCCTGAGCAGCGAGAGTCTGACTGGtcgatgttactgggaggtggagtggagTGGGGAGTTCGTTGAGGTCGCAGTTGCATATAAGGATATTAAGAGAGAAGGAAACTCTGATGAATGTAAATTTGGACACAATGACAAATCTTGGGCTTTATGTTGTAACAAAAACCCTCCTGTATTTCGGTACAACAGTGTCCAGGTTCGTGTCTCAGGTCCAGTTTCATCCAGAATCGGAGTGTACCTggatcacacagcaggtattctgtccttctacagcgtctctgaaaccatgactctgatccacagagtccagaccacattcactgaacctctGTATGCTGGAGTTTGGCTTCGGCATTGGAAAGTCGGCGTCACTGCCCACTTTCCTAAACTCCAGTAA